The Clostridiales bacterium FE2011 sequence TTTCTTTTGCCCGGATGAGAGGGGAGCAGAAACAGATGTCAAAATGAACATCCCGGTATTCCTTCCGGGCAGTTTCGGCCATCTGCCGCCCCTCTTCGTTGAGGGGGATGTCGGTACGGCCCTGCAGTTTATGCCGGACGTTCCAGTCGGTCTTTCCGTGCCGGATGATATACAGCATGGCTTTTTCTGCTCCTTTGATCCGGCGGAATGAATCGGATGCCGGCATACTCCGAACCTGCGGCCGGTTCGGCCGGGTTCAGCCGTCATCATATCAGAAATAACGGCTTTCAGTCAAAAAAAATCCGGGGAAAGATCGCGGAAGGGAACAGGAAATAAAAATATAAATATTTCTATTTTTATGGATACTGTACCCCGGACAAAGGAAATCCGGGATGAAAGCGCAAAAAACGCAAACGATCTCAGGAAGCAGTCGATGATAACAATATGATAATATGAAGGAACTGTACCAAAACAGGGTGAAAACCGGGTTGCAGGAAACCGGGAACCTTTTGATACGAACAATTTGCGAACATAATGTATGTACAAATAATCTTGTTGACAGGCCTTTGGAGTGATTGTATAATCGCAACAGATGACAAAATAACGACAATTAATAACAAAACCAGCTTGAGTAATAACCGCCGGACTGGCTTTATTTCAATAACAAAATGATAATATGCAAACGTTTGTTCTGACCGTTGTGTCATAACATAAAGAAAAGGAGGGTAACCCGAAATGAAAAAAATCCTGTCCCTGATCCTTGCGCTTGCGCTTGTGCTGAGCATGACCGCGATTGCCGGCGCTGAAGACGTGAAGGATCTCCCCCGCAACGAAACCCTGTACTTTGCCGGACAGCAGTGGGGCTCCGTGAACAGCTGGAACGTGATCGGAACCAACCAGAACAACTCCATGGCAATTGCAGGCGGTGCTTCCGGCTACCGTACGCTGGTGTATGAAACGCTGTACATGTACAACTTCATGAATGGCGAGCTGGTCGGCCTGCTGGCGAATAACGACTACGCCTGGAATGATGACATGACCGCGATTACGCTGACGATCAAAGACGCTGCCAAGTGGTCTGACGGCACTCCCGTCACTGCCGCTGACGTGGTTCGCACCTTTGATATCGGCGTGCAGATCGGCAACGGCACCGGCACTGGTTTCAAGGCCTACATCGCCAGCATCGAAGCTGTTGATGAAAAGTCCCTGAAGATCAATGCCGCTGTGAATGAAGAAGGAAAGCCCGTGAACCCCCTGAAGGTGCTGGACTTCCTGACCGGCACTCCTATCGCGCAGGCCGCCTGGATCGACAAGCTGGTGGAACGCTGCGAAAATGACTCCGTGAAGATCCTGAACGATCCTGGTGATGACTTCGTCTGGTCCGGCCCCTACACCAAGCTGTATACCGACGATCAGAAAGTGGTTCTGATCCGTGATGATAACTACTGGGGACAGGATGCTTCCATGTGGGGCAAGCTGCCCGTGCCGAAGTACATCGCCCATGCGATTTACGCCGACAACCCTGCCGGTGAGAACGCGCTGAAGGCCGGTGAAGTCGATGTCTGCCAGCAGTTCATTGGCAACGTGCAGAACCTGTGGCTGGAAGACGGACTGCCGATTTCCACCTACTATGAAGATGCGCCCTATGGCGTGTGCCTGACCATGCCCACTGCGTGGTACAACTTCAACCTCCCCGTGCTGGCTGAGAACCCTGCCCTGCGCAAGGCCATCGCCATCGCTGTGGACTATGACACCATTATCGCCAACGCCATGACCAACCAGAGCCCGTCCTTCGCCGCCGTGCCGCGTTCCCTGATGAACCCCACCGAAGGCGAACAGGCGCTGTATGATCATGAAGCCGTGAAGGACCTGCAGTGGGCCGGCATGGACATCGAAGGTGCCAATAAGCTGCTGGACGATGCCGGACTGCTGGATACCGACGGAGACGGATTCCGTGAGTTCAATGGTGAGAAGATCTCCCTGAACGCGGTATGCCCCAACGGCTGGACTGACTGGCAGGCTTCCATGGAAGTTGTGGCTGCTGCCGGCGCCAAGATCGGCTTGGATATCACCACGCTGTATCCTGAATGGGATATCTACCAGACCGTATTCACCAACCCCAACCAGAAGGAATATGCCATTTACATGTGGTCTCCTGAGGCTGCTTCTCCCTCCAACCCCTGGACCCGCGCGAACCAGTTCATGGGCAGCGAGTTTGTGGGCGTTGAGAACAACTGGAGCGGTAACTGGGGTCAGTATGTGAACGCAGAAGCCGACGCGCTGCTGAAGAAGATCCCGCTGACCACGGATACTGAGGAACTGAAGGGCCTGTACACCGAGCTGACCAAGATCTACCTGACTGAAGTTCCTTCCTTCTCCCTGATGTATCGTCCTTCCCTGTTCCACGCTGTCAATGAGAGCGTATGGACCAACTTCCCCTCCGGAGAGGACGGCCGTAACATTCCTCCGGCTGACTGCACAGACGGTTACGGAATCGCTGCGCTGTATGACCTGGAGCTGGTCAATCCTTAATCTGTGATTGATTGGAATCAGCTGCTGATTAAGAGTTGACGGAGGCGGCCATGCTTCGTCTTAACGGGGCATGGCCGTTTTCCTTACGGCATCATACCAGAGCACTGAAAGCGCGGAATGCTCCGGTGTGATGCCGTGACCCAGATTGGTATTCAGAACAACCGAATGGGAGGAATGCCTGATGAAAGGCTACCGCAAGTATTTCGGAAAGAAGCTTTTATGGTTTGTGATTACCCTGATTGTCGCCGTGATCCTGAACTTTGTGCTGCCGCGGCTGATGCCGGCGGACCCGGTGTCCGCCATTACCGGTAAAATGGCCCAGGGCATGACGGACGCGAGTGCCGTGCAGGAGATCTACAAACGATACGAAGCGGAATTCGGCACAAACAAACCGATTGTGGAACAGTTCTTTATTTTCGTCGGGAACCTGTTCAAGGGAGATCTGGGAACGTCCTTCAGCCAGTATCCCCGGAAGGTGAGCGACATCATCAGCTCCGCAATCGGATGGACCATCTGCCTGCAGCTTCCGGCAATCATTGTGGGCTGGCTGCTGGGCAACCTGCTGGGCGCGCTGGCAGCGTACATCCGCAAAGGCTTTGACAAGGTGCTGATGCCGGTATCGCTGTTCCTGAGCAATGTACCTGCTTTCGGCATGGCGGTCATCCTGCTGGTCCTGTTCGGCGTGACCTGGAAGATTGCGCCGATTTCCGGCGGTTATGCTTTTGATATGATTCCCAATTTCAGCTGGAAATTTATCAAATCAGTTATTGCCCATTACCAGCTGCCCTTCTGGTCCATTGTTCTGGTATCCATCGGCGGACAGGCGGTAGGCATGCGTTCCATGTCCATCTACGAACTGAACGCGGACTATGTCAAATATGCCCGGTTCCTGGGAATCAAGGACCGCAAAATCGTCGGTTATGTGTTCCGGAACGCCATGCTGCCCCAGGTGACCGGCCTGGCGCTGAGCATCGGCACCATGATCGGCGGCGCGCTGGTTGCGGAAATTATTTTCAGTTATCCCGGCCTGGGCAGTACCATGTATTCCGCTGTCACGGCGGCGGATTATCCGCTGATTTCCGCGACGACCCTGATCATTACCATTATGGTGCTGCTGGTCACGTTCCTGCTGGACATCATCTACGGTTTCATCGATCCGCGGGTCAAGGCCGCTCAGTTCGATGCGTAACAGAGGAGGCGGAAAATTATGAAGAATACAATCAGGCAGGTTTTCCACTCTTCCAAATTTGTCACAGGTTTTGTGATCTTTGTGATCATTCTGCTGACGATGCTGATCTATCCCCTGATCAATCCCGGCAATCCCCTGGAGATGATCGGCGTGGGAACCTTCGCAAAGCCGGGTACCTATGTATCCCTGTATGACGCTGCGCGGACTTCCACCGAAACGCTGCGTCTCGCGGACGCGGATGAAAAGAGGCTGAACCAGCTGCTGAGCGATTCGGACCGGATCAGTATGGTGGACTGGTTCTCCGCGATGGGGATTGATATCAGCGGCCTGGATATCAGCGATACGGATGCCCTGCTGGATCTGTGGAAGGCCAATTACACCCCGGAAAGCAAGCCTAAGGGAATGACCCAGGCGAAGCGGAATTACTACAAGCGGCTGAACAACGCTATTAAGGAAATCAGCGCATCTGATACCCTGGTCATCACGGACAGGCATGCGGAAACCGGCGACCTGGAAGAGATCGGCAGCATCACCAAAACGGACTATGTGAATGTGGGACAGGTGGCCAACGTCAAGAGCCTTCCGCTGGGAACGGACAATTTCGGGCGGGACGTACTCAAGGAACTGGTTTCGGCTGCCGGAACCTCCATTGTGATCGGTATGATCGCGGGGATCGTGGCCACGCTCATCGGCCTGACCCTGGGCCTGCTGAGCGGTTATGTGGGCGGACTTGTGGATGACCTGATCATGTTTGTGACGAATATCTTCACGGTGATTCCCGGCTTTGTCCTGCTGATCCTGATCAGCTACTCCATCGGCCAGGAGCAGCGCGGCGCCACGGTGGTGGCTATGGTGATCGGCTTTACCAGCTGGACCTGGACGGCGCGTTCCGTCCGTTCCCAGGTGATCTCGCTGCGAAACCGGGACCACGTGAACCTGTCCAAGTTATCGGGACACAGCCTGGTGAGGATTATCCTGACGGATATCCTGCCATACATTGCCAGCTATGTGGTGATGGCCTTCATCCTGCAGGTTTCTTCCGGCATCCTGGCGGAAGCGCAGCTGTCCCTGCTGGGCCTGGGACCGAAGACGACCACAACGCCGACGCTGGGTCTGATGATGAACTGGGCGATGCTCTACTCCGCACATACCAATGGCTCCTGGTGGGCGTATTTCCCCGTGATCCTGACCATCACCTGCATTTCATTCTCCCTGAACCTGATGAATACGGGTCTGGATCAGGTCTTCAACCCCACGCTGAGAGACTAAGGAGGACATCATGGGAAAAGTGATTTTGGAAGTAAGAAATCTGAAAACGAAATACATTACCCGGTTCCACGAGGATGTATATGCCGTGGATGGAGTGTCCTTCACAATCGAAGAGGGAAAGAGCCTGGGCATTGCCGGTGAATCCGGCTGCGGCAAGTCCACCCTGGCGCTGAGCATGATGGGATATTATTTCCCGCCGCTGCACTATATCAGCGGGGATATTATCATTGACGGAAAGAATATATCCGGAATGGATCCGGACGCTGTCCGGAAAACGATCCTGGGAACGGAGATTGCCTATATTCCCCAGGCGGCCATGAACGCGCTGAATCCGACCCAGAAGATTATCAAATTCGTGACGGACGTGATCCGGGCGCATGAGCCCAAAGCGGACAAAAAAGAAATCCGGGCTCGGGCGGAAGCCCGCTTTGCCGAACTTGGCCTGCCGAAAGACGTGCTGGACAAGCACGCGGTGGAACTGTCCGGCGGCATGAAGCAGCGGACGGTCATCGCCGTTTCCACCATTTTGTCCCCCAAGGTGCTGATCGCGGACGAGCCGTCCAGCGCGCTGGACGTGACCAGCCAGAAGATGGTTATCAAAATGATGCGCGACCTGATGGATAAGGGATATATCAAGTCCATGCTGTTCATCACGCATGAACTGCCCCTGCTTTACAATGTGACGGATGACATCATGGTCATGTATGCCGGCCAGATTGTGGAAAAGGGAACGGCCCATGAGATGGTATTTGATCCGGTGCATCCCTATTCCCATGGCCTGATGGGCTCCATTCTCGTTCCTGAGGAGGGAACCCGGGGAACCAAGCTGACCGCTATTCCGGGTACGCCGCCCAACCTGAAGAAACCGCCGCAGGGCTGCCGCTTTGCGGAACGCTGCAAATACGCGAAACCGGAGTGCAGGTATTCCAGCATTCCCGAGCGCGCGTTTGAGGAAGGGCGTATGTACCGCTGCCTGATGGGAGTGGACGAACTGAAGGAGGAATACAGCCATGAGTGAAACGAATTCCCAGAACGTGAAGGATTTCACTGATGCGCCGCTGTGCCTGTCCGGCCGGGGAGTGACAAAGGTCTTTGGCATAGGGGAAAAGAGAAAAACCGCCGTGGACCATGTGGATTTTGATTTCCATGAGGGAGAGTTTGTCTCCATCGTGGGCGAATCCGGCAGCGGCAAAACCACGCTGTCCAAAATGCTGCTGGGACTGCTCAATGTGACGGAAGGGGAAATCTTCTTCAGGGGGAAACCCCGGGATATCAGTTCCGGCAGGAAAAAGAGGGAATACTGGAAGGGCATCCAGGCGATCTTCCAGGACCCGTTCTCCAGCTATAATGTTTTCCATAAGATCGATTCGGTGCTGCTGGACTGTATCAATATGCGGGGCGGAAAGCACCTGTCGAAAGAGAAAAAGACAGAGCTGATGACGGAGGCCTGCAGCTTTGTGAACCTGAAGTTTGCCGAGCTGACAAACAAATATCCGTTTGAACTTTCCGGAGGCCAGATGCAGCGTCTGATGATCGCCCGGATCTTCCTGCTGAAGCCGAAAATCCTGCTGGCGGATGAGCCGACCTCCATGATTGACGCCTGCTCCCGTGCCACGATTCTGGATATGCTCCTGAAGCTCCGGGATGAAACGGGAATGACGGTAATCTTCATTACCCATGATATCGGCCTGGCTTACTACATTTCCGATTCGGTCTATATCATGGAGCATGGAAAGTTTGTGGAGTATGGAAAGCCTGACAAGGTAATGCTGGATCCGGAGGCGCCCTACACGAAACGCCTGATTTCGGATGTGCCGAAGATCCATGAACCCTGGGACCTGAGCACGGTGGAACTGCTGAAGAATGAATAAAGAATGAGGTGGATTATGAACATTCAGGAGATACGAAAACTGATCGGCCAGATGACGCTGGAGGAAAAAGCGGGGCTTCTGTCCGGAGATGATTTCTGGCATACGAAAGCGGTGGAACGGCTCGGTGTTCCGCGCTCCATGGTCAGCGACGGCCCCCACGGCCTGCGCAAGCAGGATGAGGAAGGCGATCACCTGGGGATTAATGACAGTATCAAGGCGGTTTGTTTCCCTGCTGCCAGCGCAACGGCGGCGTCCTTTGATCCGGACCTGATCCGGAAGATGGGCGAATCCCTGGGCGAGGCCTGCCAGCATGAAAAACTGAGCGTCCTCCTGGGACCGGCGGTGAACATCAAGCGCAGTCCGCTGTGCGGCCGGAATTTTGA is a genomic window containing:
- a CDS encoding ABC transporter ATP-binding protein, yielding MGKVILEVRNLKTKYITRFHEDVYAVDGVSFTIEEGKSLGIAGESGCGKSTLALSMMGYYFPPLHYISGDIIIDGKNISGMDPDAVRKTILGTEIAYIPQAAMNALNPTQKIIKFVTDVIRAHEPKADKKEIRARAEARFAELGLPKDVLDKHAVELSGGMKQRTVIAVSTILSPKVLIADEPSSALDVTSQKMVIKMMRDLMDKGYIKSMLFITHELPLLYNVTDDIMVMYAGQIVEKGTAHEMVFDPVHPYSHGLMGSILVPEEGTRGTKLTAIPGTPPNLKKPPQGCRFAERCKYAKPECRYSSIPERAFEEGRMYRCLMGVDELKEEYSHE
- a CDS encoding ABC transporter ATP-binding protein; its protein translation is MSETNSQNVKDFTDAPLCLSGRGVTKVFGIGEKRKTAVDHVDFDFHEGEFVSIVGESGSGKTTLSKMLLGLLNVTEGEIFFRGKPRDISSGRKKREYWKGIQAIFQDPFSSYNVFHKIDSVLLDCINMRGGKHLSKEKKTELMTEACSFVNLKFAELTNKYPFELSGGQMQRLMIARIFLLKPKILLADEPTSMIDACSRATILDMLLKLRDETGMTVIFITHDIGLAYYISDSVYIMEHGKFVEYGKPDKVMLDPEAPYTKRLISDVPKIHEPWDLSTVELLKNE
- a CDS encoding ABC transporter permease, producing MKGYRKYFGKKLLWFVITLIVAVILNFVLPRLMPADPVSAITGKMAQGMTDASAVQEIYKRYEAEFGTNKPIVEQFFIFVGNLFKGDLGTSFSQYPRKVSDIISSAIGWTICLQLPAIIVGWLLGNLLGALAAYIRKGFDKVLMPVSLFLSNVPAFGMAVILLVLFGVTWKIAPISGGYAFDMIPNFSWKFIKSVIAHYQLPFWSIVLVSIGGQAVGMRSMSIYELNADYVKYARFLGIKDRKIVGYVFRNAMLPQVTGLALSIGTMIGGALVAEIIFSYPGLGSTMYSAVTAADYPLISATTLIITIMVLLVTFLLDIIYGFIDPRVKAAQFDA
- a CDS encoding ABC transporter substrate-binding protein, with product MKKILSLILALALVLSMTAIAGAEDVKDLPRNETLYFAGQQWGSVNSWNVIGTNQNNSMAIAGGASGYRTLVYETLYMYNFMNGELVGLLANNDYAWNDDMTAITLTIKDAAKWSDGTPVTAADVVRTFDIGVQIGNGTGTGFKAYIASIEAVDEKSLKINAAVNEEGKPVNPLKVLDFLTGTPIAQAAWIDKLVERCENDSVKILNDPGDDFVWSGPYTKLYTDDQKVVLIRDDNYWGQDASMWGKLPVPKYIAHAIYADNPAGENALKAGEVDVCQQFIGNVQNLWLEDGLPISTYYEDAPYGVCLTMPTAWYNFNLPVLAENPALRKAIAIAVDYDTIIANAMTNQSPSFAAVPRSLMNPTEGEQALYDHEAVKDLQWAGMDIEGANKLLDDAGLLDTDGDGFREFNGEKISLNAVCPNGWTDWQASMEVVAAAGAKIGLDITTLYPEWDIYQTVFTNPNQKEYAIYMWSPEAASPSNPWTRANQFMGSEFVGVENNWSGNWGQYVNAEADALLKKIPLTTDTEELKGLYTELTKIYLTEVPSFSLMYRPSLFHAVNESVWTNFPSGEDGRNIPPADCTDGYGIAALYDLELVNP
- a CDS encoding ABC transporter permease, which translates into the protein MKNTIRQVFHSSKFVTGFVIFVIILLTMLIYPLINPGNPLEMIGVGTFAKPGTYVSLYDAARTSTETLRLADADEKRLNQLLSDSDRISMVDWFSAMGIDISGLDISDTDALLDLWKANYTPESKPKGMTQAKRNYYKRLNNAIKEISASDTLVITDRHAETGDLEEIGSITKTDYVNVGQVANVKSLPLGTDNFGRDVLKELVSAAGTSIVIGMIAGIVATLIGLTLGLLSGYVGGLVDDLIMFVTNIFTVIPGFVLLILISYSIGQEQRGATVVAMVIGFTSWTWTARSVRSQVISLRNRDHVNLSKLSGHSLVRIILTDILPYIASYVVMAFILQVSSGILAEAQLSLLGLGPKTTTTPTLGLMMNWAMLYSAHTNGSWWAYFPVILTITCISFSLNLMNTGLDQVFNPTLRD